The following proteins are co-located in the Silene latifolia isolate original U9 population chromosome 1, ASM4854445v1, whole genome shotgun sequence genome:
- the LOC141586100 gene encoding uncharacterized protein LOC141586100 — MKGLAWNCRGLKDPLAPVIPKIRALCRSFHYNLDFVFLSETKCEVRLVDALLRPMGFLHSVGCDANGLNGGLWVGWKSSCKLECVYISCNLIILLVNQCKGSMWYMCYVYGEPDHSKRGGVWENFTYHLNSLDKPFLLIGDFNQVEFSSDKLGGSDKLIRGANLFSYWKNVHCLMDIPFKGPRFTWCNNTENPHRIYERLDKGFASND, encoded by the coding sequence ATGAAAGGTTTGGCTTGGAATTGCAGGGGCCTTAAGGATCCACTTGCCCCTGTTATTCCTAAAATTAGAGCATTATGTAGGTCTTTTCATTATAATTTAGATTTTGTCTTCCTTTCTGAAACTAAATGTGAGGTACGATTAGTTGATGCTCTTTTGCGACCTATGGGTTTCCTTCATTCTGTTGGGTGTGATGCTAACGGCTTAAATGGGGGACTCTGGGTTGGTTGGAAAAGTAGCTGTAAATTAGAATGTGTCTATATCAGTTGCAATCTTATTATCCTCTTGGTTAATCAGTGTAAGGGTAGCATGTGGTATATGTGCTATGTTTATGGTGAACCTGATCATTCAAAGAGGGGTGGTGTTTGGGAAAATTTCACCTATCATCTTAATTCCCTTGACAAACCCTTCTTGCTCATTGGTGATTTCAACCAAGTTGAATTCTCTTCTGATAAGTTAGGTGGCAGTGATAAATTAATTAGAGGAGCTAACTTATTCTCTTACTGGAAAAATGTGCATTGTTTGATGGATATCCCCTTTAAGGGACCTAGATTCACTTGGTGCAATAATACGGAGAATCCACATCGAATTTATGAAAGACTTGATAAGGGTTTTGCTTCCAATGATTGA